A region from the Bubalus kerabau isolate K-KA32 ecotype Philippines breed swamp buffalo chromosome 23, PCC_UOA_SB_1v2, whole genome shotgun sequence genome encodes:
- the PHKG2 gene encoding phosphorylase b kinase gamma catalytic chain, liver/testis isoform, translated as MTLDVGPEDELPDWAAAKEFYQKYDPKDVIGRGVSSVVRRCVHRATGQEFAVKIMEVTAERLSPEQLEEVREATRRETHILRQVAGHPHIITLIDSYESSSFMFLVFDLMRKGELFDYLTEKVVLSEKETRSIMRSLLEAVSFLHNNNIVHRDLKPENILLDDDMQIRLSDFGFSCHLEPGEKLRELCGTPGYLAPEILKCSMDETHPGYGKEVDLWACGVILFTLLAGSPPFWHRRQILMLRMIMEGQYQFSSPEWDDRSDTVKDLISRLLQVDPVERLTAEQALQHPFFERCEGSQAWNLTPRQRFRVAVWTVLAAGRVALSAHRIRPLTKSALLRDPYALRPVRRLIDNCAFRLYGHWVKKGEQQNRAALFQHRPPGPFPMMGPEEEGDSAAIAEDEAMLVLG; from the exons atgaCATTGGACGTGGGGCCAGAGGATGAGCTGCCCGACTGGGCTGCAGCCAAAGAATTTTATCAGAAGTACGACCCTAAAGACGTCATTGGCAG AGGAGTGAGCTCTGTGGTCCGCCGCTGTGTTCATCGGGCTACTGGCCAGGAGTTTGCAGTGAAGATCATGGAGGTGACAGCCGAGCGGTTGAGTCCTGAGCAGCTGGAGGAGGTGCGAGAGGCCACGCGGCGGGAGACACACATCCTTCGCCAGGTCGCCGGCCACCCCCACATCA TCACTCTCATCGATTCCTACGAGTCTTCTAGCTTCATGTTCCTGGTGTTTGACCT GATGCGGAAGGGAGAGCTGTTTGACTATCTCACAGAGAAGGTGGTGCTCTCAGAAAAAGAAACCAG GTCCATCATGAGGTCTCTGCTGGAAGCAGTCAGTTTTCTCCACAACAACAACATTGTACACCGAGACCTGAAGCCCGAGAATATTCTCCTAGATGACGATATGCAGATCCGACTTTCAGATTTTGGGTTCTCCTGCCACCTGGAACCAGGCGAGAAGCTTCGAG AGTTGTGTGGGACTCCAGGGTATCTAGCACCAGAGATCCTTAAGTGCTCCATGGATGAAACTCACCCAGGCTACGGCAAGGAGGTCGATCT CTGGGCCTGCGGGGTGATCTTGTTCACACTCCTGGCGGGCTCCCCACCATTCTGGCACCGACGCCAGATCCTGATGTTACGTATGATCATGGAGGGCCAGTACCAGTTTAGTTCACCCGAGTGGGACGACCGTTCAGACACTGTGAAAGACCTG ATCTCCAGGCTGCTACAGGTGGATCCTGTGGAGCGCCTGACAGCTGAGCAGGCCCTACAGCACCCATTCTTTGAGCGCTGTGAAGGCAGCCAAGCCTGGAACCTCACCCCCCGCCAGCGGTTTCGG GTGGCAGTGTGGACCGTGCTGGCCGCTGGACGGGTAGCCTTAAGCGCCCACCGTATCCGGCCACTGACCAAGAGTGCGCTGTTGAGGGACCCTTACGCGCTGCGGCCAGTGCGGCGCCTGATCGACAACTGTGCCTTCCGGCTCTACGGACACTGGGTGAAGAAGGGTGAGCAGCAGAACCGGGCAGCCCTCTTCCAGCACCGGCCCCCTGGGCCTTTTCCCATGATGGGCCCTGAAGAGGAAGGGGACTCGGCTGCTATCGCTGAGGATGAGGCCATGCTAGTGCTGGGCTAG
- the CFAP119 gene encoding cilia- and flagella-associated protein 119 translates to MIRRKFSQFQGLKMQSELVQHYELRREPEKDLSSLDESATRMGTGVRTESGTVASVDVDNDPSANLFPPPLPQPRICIWKYLDIHSMHMLEKTTSTEEMREVLAKLLGLGSPEKSLQDAITLDLFSHALIFCRQQGFSLEQTSTACALLQDLHKACIETPLGNVEECYRYFTSVLFCHGVRRPPFSIDLFKEEQLLALADYVVNTYFRHFKLYKYVFTPQVRLDLSLTYMGLKPPSLWSEDETEKEKGGEVEQQAVIAQEVEPETVVQPKPEPSQVSILRAYIKNQMNKELRQLQQLVEEQLKASEERLSSKLTTLERPLQLPPGKGKNKTK, encoded by the exons ATGATCCGCCGGAAGTTCAGCCAATTCCAGGGACTAAAAATGCAGTCGGAGCTTGTACAGCACTACGAACTGCGGCGAGAACCCGAAAAAGACCTCAGCTCATTGGATGAATCGGCCACGCGTATGGGAACAGGTGTGCGGACCGAATCCGGGACCGTGGCTTCGGTGGATGTCGATAACGATCCTTCAGCCAACTTGTTCCCG CCGCCACTGCCCCAGCCCCGGATCTGTATATG GAAGTACCTGGACATCCATTCCATGCACATGCTGGAGAAGACAACCAGCACTGAGGAGATGAGGGA GGTGCTGGCCAAGCTGTTGGGACTAGGTTCTCCTGAGAAGAGCCTGCAGGATGCCATCACTCTGGACCTCTTCTCCCATGCACTCATCTTCTGCCGCCAGCAGGGCTTCTCCCTGGAGCAGACCTCAACAGCTTGTGCCCTGCTCCAAGATCTTCACAAGGCCTGTATTG AAACCCCCTTGGGCAACGTGGAGGAATGTTACCGCTACTTCACCAGTGTTCTTTTTTGCCATGGAGTCAGG CGCCCCCCTTTCAGTATCGACCTCTTTAAGGAGGAACAGCTGCTGGCCCTGGCGGATTATGTGGTGAATACCTATTTCCGCCACTTCAAGCTCTACAAATATGTCTTCACACCCCAG GTGCGGCTGGATCTCTCTTTGACTTACATGGGGCTAAAGCCACCCAGCCTCTGGTCAGAGGATGAGACAG agaaagaaaagggaggagaGGTGGAACAGCAGGCAGTCATCGCACAGGAGGTGGAACCGGAAACAGTGGTCCAGCCAAAGCCAGAGCCAA GCCAGGTCTCCATCCTCCGAGCCTACATCAAGAACCAGATGAACAAGGAGCTGCGGCAGCTCCAACAACTGGTGGAGGAGCAGCTCAAAGCCAGTGAGGAAAGGCTCAGCAGCAAGCTGACCACCCTCGAGCGGCCCCTCCAGCTACCTCCAGGCAAAGGCAAGAACAAGACCAAGTGA
- the RNF40 gene encoding E3 ubiquitin-protein ligase BRE1B isoform X2: MSGPGNKRAAGDGGSGPPEKKLSREEKTTTTLIEPIRLGGISSTEEMDLKVLQFKNKKLAERLEQRQACEDELRERIEKLEKRQATDDATLLIVNRYWAQLDETVEALLRHHESQGELSSGTEAPGTQEGPTRDETPLTEPGTSELREPLPVQLRPPLSEPALAFVVALGASSSEEVELQLQGRMEFSKAAVSRVVEASDRLQRRVEELCQRVYSRGDSEPPGEVARARTRELGRENRRLQDLATQLQEKHHRISLEYSELQDKVTSAETKVLEMETTVEDLQWDIEKLRKREQKLNKHLAEALEQLNSGYYVSGSSSGFHGGQITLSMQKFEMLNAELEENQELANSRMAELEKLQAELQGAVRTNERLKVALRSLPEEVVRETGEYRMLQAQFSLLYNESLQVKTQLDEARGLLLATKNSHLRHIEHMESDELGLQKKLRTEVIQLEDTLAQVRKEYEMLRIEFEQNLAANEQAGPINREMRHLISSLQNHNHQLKGDAQRYKRKLREVQAEIAKLRAQVSGSTHSIPSLGHPEDSSLSAPVPGKEEGGPGPVGAPDTRKEMASMPGAALTTSSAKKEDLVPSEEETQALTPGAQGPSSRGREPEARPKRELREREGPVLGPPSVASALSRADREKAKVEEAKRKESELLKGLRVELKKAQESQKEMKLLLDMYKSAPKEQRDKVQLMAAERKAKAEVDELRGRIRELEERDRRESKKIADEDALRRIRQAEEQIEHLQRKLGATKQEEEALLSEMDVTGQAFEDMQEQNGRLLQQLREKDDANFKLMSERIKANQIHKLLREEKDELGEQVLGLKSQVDAQLLTVQKLEEKERALQGSLGGVEKELTLRSQALELNKRKAVEAAQLAEDLKVQLEHVQTRLREIQPCLAESRAAREKESFNLKRAQEDISRLRRKLEKQRKVEVYADADEILQEEIKEYKLGIWALSGLFLS, translated from the exons ATGTCTGGGCCCGGCAACAAACGCGCCGCTGGGGATGGGGGTTCGGGGCCCCCAGAAAAGAAGTTGAGCCGCGAGGAGAAGACCACCACCACGCTCATAGAGCCCATTCGCCTGGGAGGCATCTCTTCCACG GAGGAGATGGACCTCAAGGTTCTGCAGTTCAAGAACAAGAAACTGGCAGAGCGGCTGGAACAGAGACAGGCATGTGAAGACGAACTCCGAGAACGAATTGAGAAGCTGGAGAAGCGGCAGGCCACAGATGACGCCACCCTCCTCATTGTCAATCGCTACTGGGCCCAG CTGGATGAAACTGTGGAAGCCCTTCTCCGACACCACGAGAGCCAGGGGGAGCTGTCTTcagggacagaggcacctgggacCCAGGAGGGGCCGACACGTGATGAGACCCCTCTCACAGAGCCAGGGACTTCGGAGCTGAGGG AGCCCCTGCCAGTGCAGCTGCGGCCCCCTCTCAGTGAGCCAGCCTTGGCTTTTGTGGTGGCCCTTGGTGCAAGCAGTAGTGAGGAGGTGGAGCTGCAGCTGCAGGGCCGCATGGAGTTCTCCAAGGCAGCTGTGTCCCGTGTTGTGGAGGCCTCTGACCGCCTGCAGCGCCGGGTGGAAGAACTCTGTCAGCGAGTATACAGCCGAG GGGACAGTGAGCCCCCCGGTGAGGTGGCTCGGGCACGCACCCGGGAACTGGGCCGTGAGAATCGGCGGCTACAGGACTTGGCCACCCAACTACAGGAGAAGCACCACCGCATCTCATTGGAG TACTCTGAGCTCCAGGATAAAGTGACATCTGCAGAGACCAAAGTGCTGGAGATGGAGACGACAGTAGAGGACCTGCAGTGGGACATTGAGAAGTTGCGGAAGCGGGAGCAAAAACTTAATAAGCATCTGGCAGAAGCCTTAGAGCAG CTCAACTCTGGCTACTATGTGTCTGGGAGCTCTTCAGGCTTCCACGGGGGCCAGATCACACTCAGCATGCAGAAG TTTGAAATGCTGAATGCGGAGTTGGAGGAAAATCAGGAATTGGCCAATAGCCGCATGGCAGAGCTGGAGAAGCTGCAGGCCGAACTTCAGGGGGCCGTGCGGACCAATGAGCGCCTCAAG GTAGCATTGCGGAGCCTTCCCGAGGAGGTGGTCCGGGAGACGGGGGAGTACCGGATGCTGCAGGCACAGTTCTCACTGCTCTACAATGAGTCTCTGCAAGTGAAGACTCAGCTGGACGAGGCCCGCGGGCTGCTGCTGGCCACCAAGAATTCCCACCTGAGGCACATTGAGCACATGGAG AGTGATGAGCTGGGGCTGCAGAAGAAGCTACGCACCGAGGTTATACAGCTGGAGGACACGCTGGCCCAGGTTCGCAAGGAGTACGAGATGCTGCGCATTGAGTTTGAACAGAACCTGGCAGCCAATGAGCAGGCGG GGCCCATCAACCGTGAGATGCGCCACCTTATCAGCAGCCTACAGAACCACAACCACCAGCTAAAGGGGGACGCCCAGCGATACAAGCGGAAACTGCGCGAAGTGCAGGCCGAAATTGCCAAG CTCCGGGCCCAGGTCAGTGGCTCTACTCACTCCATCCCCAGCCTGGGCCACCCAGAGGACTCCAGCCTCAGTGCCCCAGTCCCAGGGAAAGAAGAGGGTGGGCCAGGCCCTGTTGGTGCCCCTGACACCAGAAAAGAGATGGCTTCCATGCCTGGCGCTGCCCTTACTACCTCGTCAGCGAAGAAGGAAGACCTGGTGCCCTCCGAGGAAGAGACCCAGGCCCTGACCCCCGGGGCCCAAGGACCCTCTTCCCGGGGCCGAGAACCTGAGGCCAGACCCAAGCGGGAGCTTCGGGAGCGAGAAGGGCCTGTTCTGGGACCCCCATCTGTAGCCTCGGCTCTCTCAAGGGCTGATCGGGAGAAGGCCAAAGTGGAAGAGGCCAAGAGAAAGGAATCAGAACTCCTCAAAGGTCTCCGAGTAGAGCTCAA GAAGGCCCAGGAAAGCCAGAAGGAGATGAAATTGCTCTTAGACATGTATAAGTCTGCGCCCAAGGAACAGCGGGATAAGGTGCAGCTCATGGCAGCGGAACGCAAGGCCAAGGCTGAG GTCGATGAACTCCGAGGCCGCATCCGGGAACTGGAGGAGAGGGATCGGAGGGAAAGCAAGAAGATCGCGGACGAGGATGCCCTGCGGCGCATTCGTCAGGCAGAGGAGCAAATTGAACACCTGCAGCGCAAGTTGGGTGCCACCAAGCAG GAGGAGGAGGCCCTGCTGTCAGAGATGGATGTGACCGGCCAGGCCTTTGAGGACATGCAGGAACAAAATGGGCGGCTGCTCCAGCAGCTGCGAGAAAAGGATGACGCCAACTTCAAGCTGATGTCAGAGCGGATCAAAGCCAACCAGATTCATAAGCTGCTgcgggaggagaaggatgagCTGGGCGAGCAGGTTCTTGGCCTCAAGTCCCAG GTGGATGCCCAGCTCCTGACCGTGCAGAAGCTGGAGGAAAAAGAGCGAGCCTTGCAGGGCAGCCTTGGGGGTGTGGAGAAGGAGCTGACACTGCGCAGCCAGGCCCTGGAGCTCAACAAGAGGAAG GCCGTGGAAGCAGCCCAGCTGGCCGAGGACCTGAAGGTGCAGCTGGAGCACGTGCAGACACGGCTGCGAGAGATCCAACCTTGCCTGGCTGAGAGCCGGGCTGCACGGGAGAAGGAGAGCTTCAACCTCAAGAGGGCTCAG gaGGACATCTCCCGGCTGCGGCGCAAGCTGGAGAAGCAGAGGAAGGTGGAAGTTTACGCAGACGCTGATGAAATCCTCCAGGAGGAGATCAAGGAATACAAG CTTGGGATCTGGGCACTGTCAGGACTGTTCCTGAGTTGA
- the RNF40 gene encoding E3 ubiquitin-protein ligase BRE1B isoform X3, which yields MSGPGNKRAAGDGGSGPPEKKLSREEKTTTTLIEPIRLGGISSTEEMDLKVLQFKNKKLAERLEQRQACEDELRERIEKLEKRQATDDATLLIVNRYWAQLDETVEALLRHHESQGELSSGTEAPGTQEGPTRDETPLTEPGTSELREPLPVQLRPPLSEPALAFVVALGASSSEEVELQLQGRMEFSKAAVSRVVEASDRLQRRVEELCQRVYSRGDSEPPGEVARARTRELGRENRRLQDLATQLQEKHHRISLEYSELQDKVTSAETKVLEMETTVEDLQWDIEKLRKREQKLNKHLAEALEQLNSGYYVSGSSSGFHGGQITLSMQKFEMLNAELEENQELANSRMAELEKLQAELQGAVRTNERLKVALRSLPEEVVRETGEYRMLQAQFSLLYNESLQVKTQLDEARGLLLATKNSHLRHIEHMESDELGLQKKLRTEVIQLEDTLAQVRKEYEMLRIEFEQNLAANEQAGPINREMRHLISSLQNHNHQLKGDAQRYKRKLREVQAEIAKLRAQVSGSTHSIPSLGHPEDSSLSAPVPGKEEGGPGPVGAPDTRKEMASMPGAALTTSSAKKEDLVPSEEETQALTPGAQGPSSRGREPEARPKRELREREGPVLGPPSVASALSRADREKAKVEEAKRKESELLKGLRVELKKAQESQKEMKLLLDMYKSAPKEQRDKVQLMAAERKAKAEVDELRGRIRELEERDRRESKKIADEDALRRIRQAEEQIEHLQRKLGATKQEEEALLSEMDVTGQAFEDMQEQNGRLLQQLREKDDANFKLMSERIKANQIHKLLREEKDELGEQVLGLKSQVDAQLLTVQKLEEKERALQGSLGGVEKELTLRSQALELNKRKAVEAAQLAEDLKVQLEHVQTRLREIQPCLAESRAAREKESFNLKRAQEDISRLRRKLEKQRKVEVYADADEILQEEIKEYKVSG from the exons ATGTCTGGGCCCGGCAACAAACGCGCCGCTGGGGATGGGGGTTCGGGGCCCCCAGAAAAGAAGTTGAGCCGCGAGGAGAAGACCACCACCACGCTCATAGAGCCCATTCGCCTGGGAGGCATCTCTTCCACG GAGGAGATGGACCTCAAGGTTCTGCAGTTCAAGAACAAGAAACTGGCAGAGCGGCTGGAACAGAGACAGGCATGTGAAGACGAACTCCGAGAACGAATTGAGAAGCTGGAGAAGCGGCAGGCCACAGATGACGCCACCCTCCTCATTGTCAATCGCTACTGGGCCCAG CTGGATGAAACTGTGGAAGCCCTTCTCCGACACCACGAGAGCCAGGGGGAGCTGTCTTcagggacagaggcacctgggacCCAGGAGGGGCCGACACGTGATGAGACCCCTCTCACAGAGCCAGGGACTTCGGAGCTGAGGG AGCCCCTGCCAGTGCAGCTGCGGCCCCCTCTCAGTGAGCCAGCCTTGGCTTTTGTGGTGGCCCTTGGTGCAAGCAGTAGTGAGGAGGTGGAGCTGCAGCTGCAGGGCCGCATGGAGTTCTCCAAGGCAGCTGTGTCCCGTGTTGTGGAGGCCTCTGACCGCCTGCAGCGCCGGGTGGAAGAACTCTGTCAGCGAGTATACAGCCGAG GGGACAGTGAGCCCCCCGGTGAGGTGGCTCGGGCACGCACCCGGGAACTGGGCCGTGAGAATCGGCGGCTACAGGACTTGGCCACCCAACTACAGGAGAAGCACCACCGCATCTCATTGGAG TACTCTGAGCTCCAGGATAAAGTGACATCTGCAGAGACCAAAGTGCTGGAGATGGAGACGACAGTAGAGGACCTGCAGTGGGACATTGAGAAGTTGCGGAAGCGGGAGCAAAAACTTAATAAGCATCTGGCAGAAGCCTTAGAGCAG CTCAACTCTGGCTACTATGTGTCTGGGAGCTCTTCAGGCTTCCACGGGGGCCAGATCACACTCAGCATGCAGAAG TTTGAAATGCTGAATGCGGAGTTGGAGGAAAATCAGGAATTGGCCAATAGCCGCATGGCAGAGCTGGAGAAGCTGCAGGCCGAACTTCAGGGGGCCGTGCGGACCAATGAGCGCCTCAAG GTAGCATTGCGGAGCCTTCCCGAGGAGGTGGTCCGGGAGACGGGGGAGTACCGGATGCTGCAGGCACAGTTCTCACTGCTCTACAATGAGTCTCTGCAAGTGAAGACTCAGCTGGACGAGGCCCGCGGGCTGCTGCTGGCCACCAAGAATTCCCACCTGAGGCACATTGAGCACATGGAG AGTGATGAGCTGGGGCTGCAGAAGAAGCTACGCACCGAGGTTATACAGCTGGAGGACACGCTGGCCCAGGTTCGCAAGGAGTACGAGATGCTGCGCATTGAGTTTGAACAGAACCTGGCAGCCAATGAGCAGGCGG GGCCCATCAACCGTGAGATGCGCCACCTTATCAGCAGCCTACAGAACCACAACCACCAGCTAAAGGGGGACGCCCAGCGATACAAGCGGAAACTGCGCGAAGTGCAGGCCGAAATTGCCAAG CTCCGGGCCCAGGTCAGTGGCTCTACTCACTCCATCCCCAGCCTGGGCCACCCAGAGGACTCCAGCCTCAGTGCCCCAGTCCCAGGGAAAGAAGAGGGTGGGCCAGGCCCTGTTGGTGCCCCTGACACCAGAAAAGAGATGGCTTCCATGCCTGGCGCTGCCCTTACTACCTCGTCAGCGAAGAAGGAAGACCTGGTGCCCTCCGAGGAAGAGACCCAGGCCCTGACCCCCGGGGCCCAAGGACCCTCTTCCCGGGGCCGAGAACCTGAGGCCAGACCCAAGCGGGAGCTTCGGGAGCGAGAAGGGCCTGTTCTGGGACCCCCATCTGTAGCCTCGGCTCTCTCAAGGGCTGATCGGGAGAAGGCCAAAGTGGAAGAGGCCAAGAGAAAGGAATCAGAACTCCTCAAAGGTCTCCGAGTAGAGCTCAA GAAGGCCCAGGAAAGCCAGAAGGAGATGAAATTGCTCTTAGACATGTATAAGTCTGCGCCCAAGGAACAGCGGGATAAGGTGCAGCTCATGGCAGCGGAACGCAAGGCCAAGGCTGAG GTCGATGAACTCCGAGGCCGCATCCGGGAACTGGAGGAGAGGGATCGGAGGGAAAGCAAGAAGATCGCGGACGAGGATGCCCTGCGGCGCATTCGTCAGGCAGAGGAGCAAATTGAACACCTGCAGCGCAAGTTGGGTGCCACCAAGCAG GAGGAGGAGGCCCTGCTGTCAGAGATGGATGTGACCGGCCAGGCCTTTGAGGACATGCAGGAACAAAATGGGCGGCTGCTCCAGCAGCTGCGAGAAAAGGATGACGCCAACTTCAAGCTGATGTCAGAGCGGATCAAAGCCAACCAGATTCATAAGCTGCTgcgggaggagaaggatgagCTGGGCGAGCAGGTTCTTGGCCTCAAGTCCCAG GTGGATGCCCAGCTCCTGACCGTGCAGAAGCTGGAGGAAAAAGAGCGAGCCTTGCAGGGCAGCCTTGGGGGTGTGGAGAAGGAGCTGACACTGCGCAGCCAGGCCCTGGAGCTCAACAAGAGGAAG GCCGTGGAAGCAGCCCAGCTGGCCGAGGACCTGAAGGTGCAGCTGGAGCACGTGCAGACACGGCTGCGAGAGATCCAACCTTGCCTGGCTGAGAGCCGGGCTGCACGGGAGAAGGAGAGCTTCAACCTCAAGAGGGCTCAG gaGGACATCTCCCGGCTGCGGCGCAAGCTGGAGAAGCAGAGGAAGGTGGAAGTTTACGCAGACGCTGATGAAATCCTCCAGGAGGAGATCAAGGAATACAAG
- the RNF40 gene encoding E3 ubiquitin-protein ligase BRE1B isoform X1 produces the protein MSGPGNKRAAGDGGSGPPEKKLSREEKTTTTLIEPIRLGGISSTEEMDLKVLQFKNKKLAERLEQRQACEDELRERIEKLEKRQATDDATLLIVNRYWAQLDETVEALLRHHESQGELSSGTEAPGTQEGPTRDETPLTEPGTSELREPLPVQLRPPLSEPALAFVVALGASSSEEVELQLQGRMEFSKAAVSRVVEASDRLQRRVEELCQRVYSRGDSEPPGEVARARTRELGRENRRLQDLATQLQEKHHRISLEYSELQDKVTSAETKVLEMETTVEDLQWDIEKLRKREQKLNKHLAEALEQLNSGYYVSGSSSGFHGGQITLSMQKFEMLNAELEENQELANSRMAELEKLQAELQGAVRTNERLKVALRSLPEEVVRETGEYRMLQAQFSLLYNESLQVKTQLDEARGLLLATKNSHLRHIEHMESDELGLQKKLRTEVIQLEDTLAQVRKEYEMLRIEFEQNLAANEQAGPINREMRHLISSLQNHNHQLKGDAQRYKRKLREVQAEIAKLRAQVSGSTHSIPSLGHPEDSSLSAPVPGKEEGGPGPVGAPDTRKEMASMPGAALTTSSAKKEDLVPSEEETQALTPGAQGPSSRGREPEARPKRELREREGPVLGPPSVASALSRADREKAKVEEAKRKESELLKGLRVELKKAQESQKEMKLLLDMYKSAPKEQRDKVQLMAAERKAKAEVDELRGRIRELEERDRRESKKIADEDALRRIRQAEEQIEHLQRKLGATKQEEEALLSEMDVTGQAFEDMQEQNGRLLQQLREKDDANFKLMSERIKANQIHKLLREEKDELGEQVLGLKSQVDAQLLTVQKLEEKERALQGSLGGVEKELTLRSQALELNKRKAVEAAQLAEDLKVQLEHVQTRLREIQPCLAESRAAREKESFNLKRAQEDISRLRRKLEKQRKVEVYADADEILQEEIKEYKARLTCPCCNTRKKDAVLTKCFHVFCFECVRGRYEARQRKCPKCNAAFGAHDFHRVYIS, from the exons ATGTCTGGGCCCGGCAACAAACGCGCCGCTGGGGATGGGGGTTCGGGGCCCCCAGAAAAGAAGTTGAGCCGCGAGGAGAAGACCACCACCACGCTCATAGAGCCCATTCGCCTGGGAGGCATCTCTTCCACG GAGGAGATGGACCTCAAGGTTCTGCAGTTCAAGAACAAGAAACTGGCAGAGCGGCTGGAACAGAGACAGGCATGTGAAGACGAACTCCGAGAACGAATTGAGAAGCTGGAGAAGCGGCAGGCCACAGATGACGCCACCCTCCTCATTGTCAATCGCTACTGGGCCCAG CTGGATGAAACTGTGGAAGCCCTTCTCCGACACCACGAGAGCCAGGGGGAGCTGTCTTcagggacagaggcacctgggacCCAGGAGGGGCCGACACGTGATGAGACCCCTCTCACAGAGCCAGGGACTTCGGAGCTGAGGG AGCCCCTGCCAGTGCAGCTGCGGCCCCCTCTCAGTGAGCCAGCCTTGGCTTTTGTGGTGGCCCTTGGTGCAAGCAGTAGTGAGGAGGTGGAGCTGCAGCTGCAGGGCCGCATGGAGTTCTCCAAGGCAGCTGTGTCCCGTGTTGTGGAGGCCTCTGACCGCCTGCAGCGCCGGGTGGAAGAACTCTGTCAGCGAGTATACAGCCGAG GGGACAGTGAGCCCCCCGGTGAGGTGGCTCGGGCACGCACCCGGGAACTGGGCCGTGAGAATCGGCGGCTACAGGACTTGGCCACCCAACTACAGGAGAAGCACCACCGCATCTCATTGGAG TACTCTGAGCTCCAGGATAAAGTGACATCTGCAGAGACCAAAGTGCTGGAGATGGAGACGACAGTAGAGGACCTGCAGTGGGACATTGAGAAGTTGCGGAAGCGGGAGCAAAAACTTAATAAGCATCTGGCAGAAGCCTTAGAGCAG CTCAACTCTGGCTACTATGTGTCTGGGAGCTCTTCAGGCTTCCACGGGGGCCAGATCACACTCAGCATGCAGAAG TTTGAAATGCTGAATGCGGAGTTGGAGGAAAATCAGGAATTGGCCAATAGCCGCATGGCAGAGCTGGAGAAGCTGCAGGCCGAACTTCAGGGGGCCGTGCGGACCAATGAGCGCCTCAAG GTAGCATTGCGGAGCCTTCCCGAGGAGGTGGTCCGGGAGACGGGGGAGTACCGGATGCTGCAGGCACAGTTCTCACTGCTCTACAATGAGTCTCTGCAAGTGAAGACTCAGCTGGACGAGGCCCGCGGGCTGCTGCTGGCCACCAAGAATTCCCACCTGAGGCACATTGAGCACATGGAG AGTGATGAGCTGGGGCTGCAGAAGAAGCTACGCACCGAGGTTATACAGCTGGAGGACACGCTGGCCCAGGTTCGCAAGGAGTACGAGATGCTGCGCATTGAGTTTGAACAGAACCTGGCAGCCAATGAGCAGGCGG GGCCCATCAACCGTGAGATGCGCCACCTTATCAGCAGCCTACAGAACCACAACCACCAGCTAAAGGGGGACGCCCAGCGATACAAGCGGAAACTGCGCGAAGTGCAGGCCGAAATTGCCAAG CTCCGGGCCCAGGTCAGTGGCTCTACTCACTCCATCCCCAGCCTGGGCCACCCAGAGGACTCCAGCCTCAGTGCCCCAGTCCCAGGGAAAGAAGAGGGTGGGCCAGGCCCTGTTGGTGCCCCTGACACCAGAAAAGAGATGGCTTCCATGCCTGGCGCTGCCCTTACTACCTCGTCAGCGAAGAAGGAAGACCTGGTGCCCTCCGAGGAAGAGACCCAGGCCCTGACCCCCGGGGCCCAAGGACCCTCTTCCCGGGGCCGAGAACCTGAGGCCAGACCCAAGCGGGAGCTTCGGGAGCGAGAAGGGCCTGTTCTGGGACCCCCATCTGTAGCCTCGGCTCTCTCAAGGGCTGATCGGGAGAAGGCCAAAGTGGAAGAGGCCAAGAGAAAGGAATCAGAACTCCTCAAAGGTCTCCGAGTAGAGCTCAA GAAGGCCCAGGAAAGCCAGAAGGAGATGAAATTGCTCTTAGACATGTATAAGTCTGCGCCCAAGGAACAGCGGGATAAGGTGCAGCTCATGGCAGCGGAACGCAAGGCCAAGGCTGAG GTCGATGAACTCCGAGGCCGCATCCGGGAACTGGAGGAGAGGGATCGGAGGGAAAGCAAGAAGATCGCGGACGAGGATGCCCTGCGGCGCATTCGTCAGGCAGAGGAGCAAATTGAACACCTGCAGCGCAAGTTGGGTGCCACCAAGCAG GAGGAGGAGGCCCTGCTGTCAGAGATGGATGTGACCGGCCAGGCCTTTGAGGACATGCAGGAACAAAATGGGCGGCTGCTCCAGCAGCTGCGAGAAAAGGATGACGCCAACTTCAAGCTGATGTCAGAGCGGATCAAAGCCAACCAGATTCATAAGCTGCTgcgggaggagaaggatgagCTGGGCGAGCAGGTTCTTGGCCTCAAGTCCCAG GTGGATGCCCAGCTCCTGACCGTGCAGAAGCTGGAGGAAAAAGAGCGAGCCTTGCAGGGCAGCCTTGGGGGTGTGGAGAAGGAGCTGACACTGCGCAGCCAGGCCCTGGAGCTCAACAAGAGGAAG GCCGTGGAAGCAGCCCAGCTGGCCGAGGACCTGAAGGTGCAGCTGGAGCACGTGCAGACACGGCTGCGAGAGATCCAACCTTGCCTGGCTGAGAGCCGGGCTGCACGGGAGAAGGAGAGCTTCAACCTCAAGAGGGCTCAG gaGGACATCTCCCGGCTGCGGCGCAAGCTGGAGAAGCAGAGGAAGGTGGAAGTTTACGCAGACGCTGATGAAATCCTCCAGGAGGAGATCAAGGAATACAAG GCGCGGTTGACCTGCCCCTGCTGTAACACCCGCAAGAAAGATGCAGTCCTTACCAAGTGCTTCCACGTTTTCTGCTTCGAGTGTGTTCGGGGCCGCTATGAGGCCCGCCAGAGGAAGTGCCCCAAGTGCAACGCCGCCTTTGGTGCCCATGACTTCCACCGCGTCTACATCAGCTGA